One Halostagnicola kamekurae DNA segment encodes these proteins:
- a CDS encoding translation initiation factor IF-2 subunit gamma, which yields MTGIQQPEVNIGLVGHVDHGKTTLVQALSGSWTDQHSEEMKRGISIRLGYADATFRTCPGVDEPECYTVEEECPDGSESEPLRTVSFVDAPGHETLMATMLSGASLMDGAVLVVSANEPVPQPQTEEHLMALDLIGIDNIVIAQNKVDLVDGETARSNYEQIQEFVEGTVAEDAPVVPVSAGQDVNMDLLISAIEEEIPTPERDPDTDARLHVARSFDINKPGTTFEDLTGGVLGGSLVAGELEVEDELEVKPGREVEEGGQSEYVPIETTIRSLQAGGEDVDTVTPGGLLGVGTGLDPSLTKGDALAGQMAGPPGSLPPTWEQFTMDVDLLERVVGVDGGETVEEISTGEPLMMTVGTSTTVGAVTSAREGECEVKLKRPVCADPGAKIAINRRIGARWRLIGLGTLTE from the coding sequence ATGACAGGAATCCAACAACCGGAGGTGAACATTGGGCTCGTCGGTCACGTCGACCACGGCAAGACGACGCTTGTACAGGCGCTCAGTGGGTCGTGGACGGACCAGCACTCAGAGGAGATGAAACGCGGAATCTCCATCAGGCTCGGCTACGCGGACGCGACGTTCCGCACGTGCCCAGGCGTCGACGAACCCGAATGCTACACCGTCGAGGAAGAGTGTCCAGACGGCTCCGAGAGCGAACCGCTCCGGACCGTCTCGTTCGTCGACGCGCCGGGTCACGAGACCCTGATGGCGACGATGCTCTCGGGCGCGTCGCTGATGGACGGCGCCGTGCTCGTCGTCAGCGCCAACGAACCCGTTCCCCAGCCCCAGACCGAAGAGCACCTGATGGCGCTGGATCTCATCGGCATCGACAACATCGTCATCGCCCAGAACAAGGTCGACCTCGTCGACGGCGAGACCGCACGCTCGAACTACGAACAGATTCAGGAGTTCGTCGAGGGGACCGTCGCCGAAGACGCCCCCGTCGTCCCCGTCAGCGCGGGACAGGACGTGAACATGGATCTGCTCATCAGCGCAATCGAGGAGGAGATTCCGACCCCCGAGCGCGACCCCGACACCGACGCGCGACTCCACGTCGCACGCAGTTTCGACATCAACAAGCCGGGAACGACGTTCGAAGACCTCACCGGGGGCGTCCTCGGCGGCAGTCTCGTCGCCGGCGAACTCGAGGTCGAGGACGAACTTGAGGTCAAACCCGGCCGCGAGGTCGAAGAGGGCGGCCAGAGCGAGTACGTCCCGATCGAGACGACGATCCGGTCGCTGCAGGCCGGCGGCGAAGACGTCGACACCGTCACGCCCGGCGGCCTGCTCGGCGTCGGAACGGGACTCGATCCGTCGCTGACGAAAGGCGACGCGCTGGCGGGCCAGATGGCCGGTCCGCCCGGCTCGCTACCGCCGACGTGGGAGCAGTTCACGATGGACGTCGACCTGCTCGAGCGCGTCGTCGGCGTCGACGGCGGCGAGACCGTCGAGGAGATCAGCACGGGCGAGCCGCTCATGATGACCGTCGGCACGTCGACGACCGTCGGCGCGGTCACGAGCGCGCGCGAGGGCGAGTGCGAGGTCAAACTCAAGCGGCCGGTCTGTGCCGATCCGGG
- a CDS encoding universal stress protein, which translates to MKVLLGLAGSDESIKTLRQTIERTAAVGDDLTVVVVDKPETKRSQEEMREQAESLLSEAGIETDVETLEGDPGSALVNFTEQGEFDQLVIGGGTVSPMGKIRLGPIAEFVLLNAPTTVKLVR; encoded by the coding sequence ATGAAGGTACTACTGGGACTCGCCGGAAGCGACGAGTCGATCAAAACGCTCCGGCAAACGATCGAGCGAACGGCCGCGGTCGGCGACGACCTCACCGTCGTCGTCGTCGACAAGCCCGAAACCAAGCGCTCCCAAGAGGAGATGCGCGAACAGGCCGAATCGCTGCTCTCGGAGGCCGGCATCGAGACCGACGTCGAGACGCTCGAGGGCGATCCGGGAAGCGCGCTCGTGAACTTCACGGAGCAAGGCGAGTTCGATCAACTGGTCATCGGCGGCGGCACCGTCAGCCCGATGGGGAAGATCAGACTTGGTCCGATAGCCGAGTTCGTGCTGTTGAACGCGCCGACGACCGTCAAACTGGTTCGATAA
- a CDS encoding DUF2237 family protein produces the protein MATDRNVYGTELEPCSADPETGFLRDGCCRRVEGDRGRHELCAVMTEEFLSFSAARGNDLTTPKPQFEFPGLEPGDRWCLCLGRWLEAEDADCAPPVVLEATNEAVLRDVDPDLLREHEYERPRVSDAWQTDEGRTDPGDNRDSADGGQ, from the coding sequence ATGGCCACCGATCGGAACGTCTACGGAACCGAACTCGAGCCCTGTAGCGCCGATCCGGAGACGGGCTTTCTCCGCGACGGCTGCTGTCGGCGCGTCGAGGGCGACCGCGGCCGACACGAACTCTGTGCCGTGATGACCGAGGAGTTCCTCTCCTTCAGCGCGGCACGGGGCAACGACCTCACGACGCCAAAACCCCAGTTCGAGTTCCCCGGCCTCGAGCCGGGCGATCGCTGGTGTCTCTGTCTCGGCCGCTGGCTTGAGGCCGAGGACGCCGATTGCGCCCCGCCGGTCGTTCTCGAGGCGACCAACGAGGCGGTGCTTCGCGACGTCGATCCGGATCTGTTGCGCGAGCACGAGTACGAACGCCCGCGGGTCAGCGACGCGTGGCAGACCGACGAGGGGCGAACGGACCCCGGCGACAATCGTGACTCCGCCGACGGCGGGCAGTGA
- a CDS encoding DUF5787 family protein: protein MAIVSEFAFELELCAHLESAGRPGAAGTDVVARQLGGAVAKPGGRILDIVCVEPGPAFADRLALTSETIPDAAIESDVGPGTARYWKAAFPDDCHPERARSAVERALEIDFFEGERRNGRRYVRQVARYPDWFGRLVGIENKPDLGTPGDLEAQLRTDASLGLVDEAILATESYVTRAHLNRIPEEIGVWRVSRGDADDVADGRPLEIDVIREPIPLAVDEPGVEPLEYHPGHTEVAIVPPERKARTRRRIAERAFGKGWRTFRFPDCEACEAGSPADEERSDGPEPGTATPLPFCRWKGRIVDAESECGPACPGYEPAAEPEVDLEEERDRRTPWRRDPSGRRRRQSGLDRFG, encoded by the coding sequence ATGGCAATCGTGTCCGAGTTTGCGTTCGAACTCGAGTTGTGCGCCCACCTCGAGTCGGCCGGCAGGCCCGGAGCCGCCGGCACGGACGTCGTCGCCCGCCAACTGGGCGGGGCCGTCGCGAAACCGGGCGGTCGCATCCTCGATATCGTCTGCGTCGAGCCGGGACCGGCGTTCGCGGATCGACTGGCGCTGACGAGCGAGACGATCCCCGATGCGGCGATCGAATCCGACGTCGGCCCGGGAACCGCCCGCTACTGGAAGGCGGCGTTCCCCGACGATTGTCACCCCGAACGCGCCAGGAGCGCCGTCGAGCGCGCGCTCGAGATCGACTTCTTCGAGGGGGAACGCCGAAACGGTCGCCGGTACGTCCGGCAGGTCGCGCGCTACCCCGACTGGTTCGGGCGACTCGTCGGCATCGAGAACAAGCCCGATCTGGGAACGCCCGGCGACCTCGAGGCTCAGCTTCGAACCGACGCGAGCCTCGGGCTGGTCGACGAGGCTATCCTCGCGACCGAGAGCTACGTCACGCGGGCCCACCTCAATCGAATCCCCGAGGAGATCGGCGTCTGGCGCGTCTCGAGGGGAGACGCCGACGACGTGGCGGACGGGAGACCACTCGAGATCGACGTGATCCGAGAGCCGATCCCGCTCGCCGTGGACGAACCCGGCGTCGAACCGCTCGAGTACCACCCGGGCCACACCGAGGTCGCGATCGTCCCGCCGGAGCGAAAGGCCCGAACGCGCAGGCGGATCGCCGAGCGGGCCTTCGGCAAGGGATGGCGGACGTTCCGGTTCCCCGACTGTGAGGCCTGCGAAGCGGGGAGCCCCGCCGACGAAGAGCGCTCCGACGGCCCCGAGCCGGGGACGGCGACGCCGCTCCCGTTCTGTCGGTGGAAGGGCCGAATCGTCGACGCGGAATCGGAGTGTGGGCCCGCGTGTCCGGGCTACGAGCCCGCTGCGGAGCCCGAGGTCGATCTCGAGGAAGAACGCGATCGGCGAACGCCGTGGCGGCGCGACCCGAGCGGGCGGCGGCGACGCCAGTCCGGGCTGGATCGGTTCGGATAG
- a CDS encoding ATP-binding protein — protein sequence MSDAALDVVEFLLTTSVYSDDRSLDENDLQPSVRQVFWTSNAGDADEQGGTSRGGITRPLSATNQTIREATGVEAPWNAVGDLMFTDRDEFSGTVSLTQRDMAEDWFADRASDERVLENPTLAKHFEDHEDLDVDHEEARERNRPIQADRVWIDGLLEEYFDEEEDEDMLDLVEIRAPEEVDITLDDLVLTESQEDEIDKIAKAIEHRDYLANIGLREIGKLLFVGPPGTGKTSTAQALARDMDLPFVEVKLSMITSQYLGETAKNVDKTFEVAKRLSPCILFIDEFDSVAKTRRSDEHAALKRAVNTLLKSIDNISLIQDDVLLIGATNHPDQLDAAAWRRFDEIVNFPKPDSRMRSDILQVITSTMDIEEFDPSVIAEATEGLTGSDLRMVLREAVLEALTENRRELTQEDLLNAVEEFEERDNLKNMDMIDGDHDALVAGGDIGGSESGGDGEHSHDHDHAHAHDH from the coding sequence ATGAGTGATGCGGCGCTCGATGTCGTCGAGTTCTTGCTCACGACGAGCGTATATTCGGACGATCGATCGCTAGACGAGAACGACCTGCAACCCAGCGTTCGGCAGGTGTTCTGGACGAGCAACGCGGGGGACGCCGACGAACAGGGCGGCACTAGCCGGGGCGGGATCACCCGGCCGCTGTCGGCGACCAACCAGACGATTCGAGAGGCCACCGGCGTCGAGGCCCCGTGGAACGCCGTCGGCGACCTCATGTTCACCGACCGCGACGAGTTCTCCGGGACCGTCTCGCTCACCCAGCGGGACATGGCCGAAGACTGGTTCGCGGACCGGGCGAGCGACGAGCGGGTGCTCGAGAACCCGACCCTCGCCAAGCACTTCGAGGACCACGAGGATCTCGATGTCGACCACGAGGAAGCCAGAGAGCGAAACCGGCCGATTCAGGCCGATCGCGTCTGGATCGACGGCCTGCTCGAGGAGTACTTCGACGAGGAAGAAGACGAAGACATGCTCGACCTCGTCGAGATCCGCGCGCCCGAGGAGGTCGACATCACGCTCGACGATCTGGTGTTGACCGAGAGCCAGGAGGACGAGATCGACAAGATCGCGAAGGCGATCGAACACCGCGACTACCTCGCGAACATCGGCCTCCGGGAGATCGGCAAACTCCTGTTCGTCGGACCGCCGGGAACCGGGAAAACCTCGACCGCACAGGCGCTGGCTCGAGACATGGACCTGCCGTTCGTCGAGGTCAAACTCTCGATGATCACGAGCCAGTACCTGGGAGAGACGGCAAAGAACGTCGACAAGACCTTCGAGGTCGCAAAGCGGCTCTCGCCGTGTATCCTCTTTATCGACGAGTTCGACTCCGTCGCGAAGACCCGCCGGAGCGACGAGCACGCGGCGCTCAAGCGCGCGGTCAACACGCTCTTGAAGAGCATCGACAACATCTCGCTGATCCAAGACGACGTGTTGCTCATTGGGGCGACGAACCACCCCGACCAACTCGACGCGGCGGCGTGGCGGCGCTTCGACGAGATCGTCAACTTCCCGAAACCGGACTCTCGGATGCGATCTGACATCCTCCAGGTCATCACGAGCACGATGGACATCGAGGAGTTCGACCCCAGCGTCATCGCCGAGGCGACCGAGGGGCTCACCGGAAGCGACCTCCGGATGGTGCTTCGGGAAGCCGTCCTCGAGGCCCTGACCGAGAACAGGCGGGAACTCACCCAGGAGGACCTCCTCAACGCCGTCGAGGAGTTCGAAGAGCGCGACAACCTGAAGAACATGGACATGATCGACGGCGACCACGACGCGCTGGTCGCCGGCGGCGACATCGGCGGCAGCGAGAGCGGTGGTGACGGCGAGCACTCACACGACCACGATCACGCCCACGCGCACGATCACTGA
- a CDS encoding MBL fold metallo-hydrolase yields the protein MRVTLLGTGDTTGTPTVGCDCDTCEAARDRGVERTRFSVHVENERTDESLLIDFSPDFRYQFLREDVALPDAAVVTHIHFDHLDGLGNVFRVIDELDVYAADETDPKTGKSVAETVESDYHYLDPVTVHSTTPLEPVRICGLDVTFVPVTHPPLLCYGLAIEDPETGAKLSLSGDTSYDVPEASREALADPDLLLADAIVPAHLCEFHPIGGRHENDEGVPRTFGTKHMTREGALELAAELDADRTRLVHLAHYYPAGEAFEEPLAIDGEQYDL from the coding sequence ATGCGGGTCACGCTACTCGGGACCGGCGACACGACGGGGACCCCGACGGTGGGCTGTGACTGTGACACCTGCGAGGCCGCTCGAGACCGCGGCGTCGAACGCACCCGGTTTTCGGTCCACGTCGAGAACGAGCGCACGGATGAGTCGCTGTTGATCGACTTCAGCCCCGACTTTCGCTACCAGTTTCTGCGCGAGGACGTGGCGCTTCCCGACGCCGCCGTCGTCACGCACATCCACTTCGATCACCTCGACGGCCTGGGCAACGTCTTCCGGGTCATCGACGAACTCGACGTGTACGCCGCGGACGAAACCGATCCGAAGACGGGAAAGAGCGTCGCCGAGACGGTCGAAAGCGACTACCACTACCTCGATCCGGTGACGGTCCACTCGACGACGCCGCTCGAGCCGGTTCGCATCTGCGGGCTCGACGTCACCTTCGTCCCGGTGACCCACCCGCCGCTTCTCTGTTACGGGCTGGCAATCGAGGACCCGGAAACGGGCGCGAAGCTCTCGCTCTCGGGCGACACGAGCTACGACGTACCCGAGGCGTCTCGGGAGGCCCTCGCCGATCCGGACCTCCTGCTGGCCGACGCGATCGTGCCGGCCCACCTCTGTGAGTTCCACCCGATCGGCGGCCGCCACGAGAACGACGAGGGGGTCCCCCGCACGTTCGGCACGAAACACATGACTCGAGAGGGCGCGCTCGAACTCGCCGCGGAGCTAGACGCCGATCGGACGCGGCTGGTCCACCTCGCTCACTACTACCCGGCCGGGGAAGCGTTCGAGGAGCCGCTGGCGATCGACGGCGAGCAGTATGATCTCTGA